The following are encoded together in the Malaya genurostris strain Urasoe2022 chromosome 3, Malgen_1.1, whole genome shotgun sequence genome:
- the LOC131437522 gene encoding uncharacterized protein LOC131437522 isoform X3 — MEINETVERIENRYVPYEDEYQVRIQFMTSKEKNILRRFFMKLDWNLGSAKVLSMLKNAGITTASEFILSNIHSKETTQQVMNDLWETEHILLAELFSNSCLNISISTSLKEIIQDSLNSALDDLLENHNIIPCNYLHRLDPHLQISELELLKTQHMQLLLSKNCTTIEHAYGFQLHWRVEINENKRTVLGQLMMDMIQDKTSAIDTLFGAVQNLGSSISWKHFLQLLHLLSVTIEEEKSNISRLKIIIKEMFNKVIQDNNFDEFLLLMLTAREICSSNKSILGDYTNWYKMTFGEMSYRVSKVQFMQVMEMMTKLIELENNLEYLPVHVTVSISSPPKCMDLVVTYKQLCRAQLAKINNKANTPRPMEQPDETNEISIVIDD, encoded by the exons ATGGAAATTAAT GAAACCGTTGAGCGAATTGAAAACCGATATGTTCCTTATGAAGACGAATATCAAGTTCGAATTCAATTCATGACTTCAAAAGAAAAG AACATCCTTAGACGTTTTTTTATGAAGCTCGATTGGAATCTAGGCAGCGCAAAGGTATTATCTATGTTAAAAAATGCTGGTATAACAACGGCTTCAGAATTCATATTAAG TAATATACATTCCAAAGAAACAACGCAACAGGTTATGAACGATCTTTGGGAGACAGAACATATCCTACTGGCGGAGCTGTTTTCCAACTCGTGCTTAA ATATTAGTATTTCTACTAGTCTTAAAGAAATCATCCAAGATAGTTTGAATTCTGCTTTAGATGACTTACTAGAAAATCACAATATTATTCCATGCAACTATCTACATAGACTGGACCCACATTTACAAATCTCCGAACTGGAATTACTCAAAACACAACACATGCAGCTATTACTCAGTAAAAACTGTACTACTATCGAACACGCTTATGGATTCCAATTACATTGGCGAGTTGAaatcaacgaaaacaaaagaacggTTTTAGGGCAGCTAATGATGGATATGATCCAGGATAAAACAAGTGCTATTGATACCCTATTTGGAGCAGTTCAAAATTTAGGCTCTTCAATTTCCTGGAAACACTTTTTACAACTTCTCCATCTACTGTCAGTTACAATAGAGGAAGAAAAATCGAATATTAGCCGATTGAAAATAATCATAAAAGAAATGTTTAATAAAGTCATACAGGACAATAATTTTGACGAGTTTCTTCTGCTAATGTTAACAGCAAGAGAAATTTGTTCATCTAATAAAAGTATTCTGGGTGACTACACCAATTGGTACAAAATGACCTTTGGTGAAATGAGCTACCGCGTCAGTAAAGTACAGTTTATGCAAGTAATGGAAATGATGACTAAACTTATAGAATTGGAAAACAACTTGGAGTATCTTCCTGTACACGTAACCGTTTCCATTTCGTCTCCACCAAAGTGTATGGACTTAGTTGTTACCTACAAACAACTGTGCCGAGCGCAGTTggcaaaaataaacaacaaagcaAACACACCGAGACCGATGGAACAACCCGACGAAACGAACGAAATTtctattgtcatcgatgattga
- the LOC131437522 gene encoding uncharacterized protein LOC131437522 isoform X1: MLLVAFPNCFEKETVERIENRYVPYEDEYQVRIQFMTSKEKNILRRFFMKLDWNLGSAKVLSMLKNAGITTASEFILSNIHSKETTQQVMNDLWETEHILLAELFSNSCLNISISTSLKEIIQDSLNSALDDLLENHNIIPCNYLHRLDPHLQISELELLKTQHMQLLLSKNCTTIEHAYGFQLHWRVEINENKRTVLGQLMMDMIQDKTSAIDTLFGAVQNLGSSISWKHFLQLLHLLSVTIEEEKSNISRLKIIIKEMFNKVIQDNNFDEFLLLMLTAREICSSNKSILGDYTNWYKMTFGEMSYRVSKVQFMQVMEMMTKLIELENNLEYLPVHVTVSISSPPKCMDLVVTYKQLCRAQLAKINNKANTPRPMEQPDETNEISIVIDD; this comes from the exons ATGCTGTTGGTAGCTTTCCCGAACTGTTTCGAAAAA GAAACCGTTGAGCGAATTGAAAACCGATATGTTCCTTATGAAGACGAATATCAAGTTCGAATTCAATTCATGACTTCAAAAGAAAAG AACATCCTTAGACGTTTTTTTATGAAGCTCGATTGGAATCTAGGCAGCGCAAAGGTATTATCTATGTTAAAAAATGCTGGTATAACAACGGCTTCAGAATTCATATTAAG TAATATACATTCCAAAGAAACAACGCAACAGGTTATGAACGATCTTTGGGAGACAGAACATATCCTACTGGCGGAGCTGTTTTCCAACTCGTGCTTAA ATATTAGTATTTCTACTAGTCTTAAAGAAATCATCCAAGATAGTTTGAATTCTGCTTTAGATGACTTACTAGAAAATCACAATATTATTCCATGCAACTATCTACATAGACTGGACCCACATTTACAAATCTCCGAACTGGAATTACTCAAAACACAACACATGCAGCTATTACTCAGTAAAAACTGTACTACTATCGAACACGCTTATGGATTCCAATTACATTGGCGAGTTGAaatcaacgaaaacaaaagaacggTTTTAGGGCAGCTAATGATGGATATGATCCAGGATAAAACAAGTGCTATTGATACCCTATTTGGAGCAGTTCAAAATTTAGGCTCTTCAATTTCCTGGAAACACTTTTTACAACTTCTCCATCTACTGTCAGTTACAATAGAGGAAGAAAAATCGAATATTAGCCGATTGAAAATAATCATAAAAGAAATGTTTAATAAAGTCATACAGGACAATAATTTTGACGAGTTTCTTCTGCTAATGTTAACAGCAAGAGAAATTTGTTCATCTAATAAAAGTATTCTGGGTGACTACACCAATTGGTACAAAATGACCTTTGGTGAAATGAGCTACCGCGTCAGTAAAGTACAGTTTATGCAAGTAATGGAAATGATGACTAAACTTATAGAATTGGAAAACAACTTGGAGTATCTTCCTGTACACGTAACCGTTTCCATTTCGTCTCCACCAAAGTGTATGGACTTAGTTGTTACCTACAAACAACTGTGCCGAGCGCAGTTggcaaaaataaacaacaaagcaAACACACCGAGACCGATGGAACAACCCGACGAAACGAACGAAATTtctattgtcatcgatgattga
- the LOC131438496 gene encoding proline-rich protein PRCC, translating into MSLVAYEYSSDDDTDQDEDRNSDEATTVFPQQSSTRSNKLNTSNAAEEPIEDTKAFPQLALPVPKTIMNGLSVEEEDDEFLRKKAIPMTKPAPFPILTTVKTNVKNGKIQITIPSLRDFKDDTERKPIIKPIGAEKPTGLLSLLPKPKSELAFFTSKASPSVVSSIKPAVQRLIPDSVANRPRNIPSKEAVMKKASAKKPPTDKHGNNSEDSEDEERVDFFSLNSKESLPEISANEINAMVAKTAARMAEAAKQFTEPEPVEEQPCSSGLHPSRDFVLQEQDDLTSERALSSLIGGNKAKRARVDDVNIIEISSADIVPSKEDFLRRKLQEETGYVPTGHLTGDWSCTSKRKSHITYLASKAQDNAQELEAMWSANRQSRRQTQSKYGF; encoded by the coding sequence ATGTCTTTGGTAGCCTACGAATACAGTAGTGATGATGACACGGATCAGGATGAAGATAGAAACTCGGATGAAGCAACAACAGTATTTCCGCAACAAAGTAGCACACGGTCCAACAAGTTGAATACCTCTAATGCTGCTGAAGAACCCATCGAAGATACAAAAGCATTTCCTCAACTAGCTCTTCCAGTTCCAAAAACTATAATGAATGGGTTAAGCGTAGAAGAAGAGGATGACGAGTTTCTTCGGAAAAAGGCAATTCCAATGACGAAACCCGCTCCATTTCCGATTTTAACTACTGTCAAAACGAACGTTAAAAATGGGAAGATTCAGATTACAATACCGTCTCTGCGAGACTTCAAAGACGATACTGAACGTAAGCCAATAATAAAGCCAATTGGAGCAGAAAAACCAACTGGGCTTCTCAGTTTACTCCCCAAACCGAAATCTGAGCTTGCGTTTTTTACTAGTAAAGCATCACCAAGTGTTGTTTCATCCATCAAACCTGCTGTTCAGCGTCTCATACCTGATTCGGTAGCGAACCGACCACGAAATATTCCTTCAAAAGAAGCAGTTATGAAAAAAGCATCAGCCAAAAAACCTCCGACAGATAAACATGGAAATAATAGTGAAGATAGTGAAGACGAAGAAAGGGTTGatttcttctcactcaattcaaaGGAGAGTTTACCCGAAATAAGTGCAAATGAAATCAATGCAATGGTAGCAAAAACGGCCGCTAGAATGGCCGAAGCTGCCAAACAATTCACAGAACCGGAACCAGTAGAGGAACAACCATGTTCTAGTGGTCTACATCCTTCTAGAGACTTTGTTCTACAAGAGCAAGATGATCTAACTAGCGAACGTGCCTTGTCTTCTCTTATCGGAGGAAACAAAGCTAAACGAGCTCGTGTGGATGACGTAAATATAATTGAAATCAGTTCTGCTGATATCGTTCCATCGAAGGAAGACTTCTTGCGCAGAAAACTCCAAGAAGAGACTGGTTATGTTCCAACAGGACATTTAACAGGTGATTGGAGCTGTACAAGTAAGCGTAAATCACACATTACCTACCTAGCCAGTAAAGCGCAAGATAATGCACAAGAATTGGAGGCAATGTGGTCTGCCAACAGGCAAAGTCGTAGGCAAACGCAAAGCAAGTACGGGTTTTAA
- the LOC131437522 gene encoding uncharacterized protein LOC131437522 isoform X2, with protein MRYTELQMILRETVERIENRYVPYEDEYQVRIQFMTSKEKNILRRFFMKLDWNLGSAKVLSMLKNAGITTASEFILSNIHSKETTQQVMNDLWETEHILLAELFSNSCLNISISTSLKEIIQDSLNSALDDLLENHNIIPCNYLHRLDPHLQISELELLKTQHMQLLLSKNCTTIEHAYGFQLHWRVEINENKRTVLGQLMMDMIQDKTSAIDTLFGAVQNLGSSISWKHFLQLLHLLSVTIEEEKSNISRLKIIIKEMFNKVIQDNNFDEFLLLMLTAREICSSNKSILGDYTNWYKMTFGEMSYRVSKVQFMQVMEMMTKLIELENNLEYLPVHVTVSISSPPKCMDLVVTYKQLCRAQLAKINNKANTPRPMEQPDETNEISIVIDD; from the exons ATGCGTTATACAGAGTTACAGATGATCTTACGG GAAACCGTTGAGCGAATTGAAAACCGATATGTTCCTTATGAAGACGAATATCAAGTTCGAATTCAATTCATGACTTCAAAAGAAAAG AACATCCTTAGACGTTTTTTTATGAAGCTCGATTGGAATCTAGGCAGCGCAAAGGTATTATCTATGTTAAAAAATGCTGGTATAACAACGGCTTCAGAATTCATATTAAG TAATATACATTCCAAAGAAACAACGCAACAGGTTATGAACGATCTTTGGGAGACAGAACATATCCTACTGGCGGAGCTGTTTTCCAACTCGTGCTTAA ATATTAGTATTTCTACTAGTCTTAAAGAAATCATCCAAGATAGTTTGAATTCTGCTTTAGATGACTTACTAGAAAATCACAATATTATTCCATGCAACTATCTACATAGACTGGACCCACATTTACAAATCTCCGAACTGGAATTACTCAAAACACAACACATGCAGCTATTACTCAGTAAAAACTGTACTACTATCGAACACGCTTATGGATTCCAATTACATTGGCGAGTTGAaatcaacgaaaacaaaagaacggTTTTAGGGCAGCTAATGATGGATATGATCCAGGATAAAACAAGTGCTATTGATACCCTATTTGGAGCAGTTCAAAATTTAGGCTCTTCAATTTCCTGGAAACACTTTTTACAACTTCTCCATCTACTGTCAGTTACAATAGAGGAAGAAAAATCGAATATTAGCCGATTGAAAATAATCATAAAAGAAATGTTTAATAAAGTCATACAGGACAATAATTTTGACGAGTTTCTTCTGCTAATGTTAACAGCAAGAGAAATTTGTTCATCTAATAAAAGTATTCTGGGTGACTACACCAATTGGTACAAAATGACCTTTGGTGAAATGAGCTACCGCGTCAGTAAAGTACAGTTTATGCAAGTAATGGAAATGATGACTAAACTTATAGAATTGGAAAACAACTTGGAGTATCTTCCTGTACACGTAACCGTTTCCATTTCGTCTCCACCAAAGTGTATGGACTTAGTTGTTACCTACAAACAACTGTGCCGAGCGCAGTTggcaaaaataaacaacaaagcaAACACACCGAGACCGATGGAACAACCCGACGAAACGAACGAAATTtctattgtcatcgatgattga
- the LOC131437523 gene encoding copper chaperone for superoxide dismutase isoform X1, with protein MLIDFIKRLIFKQQTMTDRDTIKIEFAVQISGTKCAERVQSALEDVGQVEIDVEKGSVLVETTLPWIEIQKKIEATGRRAVLSGFGGQSAVSIIDHGNNSTGVRGVVRFCALSQHGSVVDGVIDGLEQNKPYKLNVHECGDISNGCDSVGDIYNSSDISSDESGRATIRFTIQHLNVWDVIGRSVVVAESDIDKKLACGIIARSAGIFENYKRICACDGVTIWDERDKPLAGTKRRNGQKSTL; from the exons ATGTTGATAGATTTTATAAAGCGGCTTATATTCAAGCAGCAAACAATGACTGACCGAGATACTATAAAG ATTGAATTTGCAGTACAAATTTCCGGCACGAAGTGTGCTGAAAGAGTACAATCCGCTCTAGAAGACGTAGGACAAGTTGAAATAGATGTCGAAAAAGGAAGTGTGCTAGTAGAAACTACTTTACCGTGGATAGAGATTCAGAAAAAGATTGAAGCCACAGGACGAAGAGCAGTACTGTCAGGATTTGGAG GCCAATCGGCTGTTTCAATAATAGATCATGGTAACAATTCTACTGGAGTTCGAGGTGTTGTTCGATTTTGTGCTCTTTCCCAACATGGTTCTGTTGTAGATGGTGTCATAGATGGTCTAGAGCAAAACAAACCTTACAAATTAAATGTGCATGAGTGCGGTGATATATCGAACGGATGTGATTCAGTTGGCGATATCTACAATTCCAGTGATATTAGTTCCGACGAAAGCGGACGGGCTACAATAAGATTCACGATTCAACATTTGAATGTATGGGATGTAATAGGAAGGTCTGTAGTTGTGGCAGAGTCTGATATCGATAAAAAACTGGCCTGTGGAATTATTGCTCGTTCagctggtatttttgaaaattacaaaagGATATGTGCTTGCGATGGAGTGACCATTTGGGATGAACGAGACAAACCGTTGGCAGGAACCAAACGCAGGAACGGTCAGAAGTCAACGCTATAA
- the LOC131434798 gene encoding uncharacterized protein LOC131434798 isoform X3, translating to MQSDEKTPDRDCIDPQHPATEHIGSGSANVRSRVRYWLKDIVDEMRKKSPASVQKWVDSIQIPAPTGEGSRTEPGPSSSELAGQSHQTERQIEHDSKPPDSDEPETELERDINDDLLKADNLATTPDEDSVRADAVDNQSRSIKSILSKKLGKLSRSTVQLEQEHTASTEAKLTPLEEDSRKSSSLTSIGKIKINEFYDKLSLNKAKYNLMKTKKIDIRSMLGTSIENFQSRPEEALQPKVTGISEQENAAVAEVIDESNSHQSEAGEKLCTSDIYEFSFDESFPKDEEIPDASEDEEKENVEMLQENYGSYLIPPKSSHRMGIGRIGRSSSENPRTNKRFNLLEIGRSFSEMNDDDSFVINECNNSCPNPSSLNTSSSINNSSILARSVPASPVPRTSSKISIQQDNSLSESPRRRSAMLIKDSSLQSDSSRCSSVESLLNARKPDPERILLNLGFGPSPHSGDVLSKIPKRFLKPSQVRGVDTEAFLRQQQLSMHIHENSVLGYRGLVADYEKLHILQRFQSRPA from the exons ATGCAATCCGATGAGAAAACTCCGGACCGTGACTGCATTGATCCACAACATCCTGCCACTGAGCATATTGGATCCGGCTCAGCCAACG TTCGTTCTCGAGTCCGTTATTGGCTCAAAGATATTGTCGATGAGATGCGCAAAAAGAGCCCCGCGTCTGTCCAGAAATGGGTGGACTCAATACAAATCCCAGCACCGACCGGCGAAGGAAGTAGAACTGAACCTGGTCCATCGTCTAGCGAGTTAGCAGGACAGAGTCATCAAACAGAGCGTCAGATAGAGCACGATTCCAAACCTCCGGATTCAGACGAACCTGAAACTGAGTTGGAGCGAGATATCAATGATGACTTACTTAAGGCAGACAACCTAGCGACCACGCCTGACGAAGATTCTGTTCGTGCAGATGCTGTGGATAACCAGTCCAGATCAATCAAAAGTATTCTATCGAAAAAACTGGGGAAATTAAGCCGGAGCACCGTCCAGCTTGAACAGGAACATACGGCATCGACTGAAGCGAAACTAACTCCACTAGAAGAGGATTCACGAAAAAGCTCATCATTGACATCCATAGGAAAGATTAAAATCAACGAATTCTACGATAAATTAAGTCTAAACAAAGCGAAGTATAacctaatgaaaacaaaaaagatcGACATTCGAAGTATGTTAGGAACAAGTATAGAGAATTTTCAAAGCCGGCCAGAAGAAGCCCTTCAACCGAAAGTGACTGGTAtttccgaacaagaaaatgctGCTGTTGCGGAGGTCATCGATGAATCCAACTCGCACCAATCAGAG GCAGGCGAAAAGCTGTGTACCAGTGATATTTACGAGTTCTCTTTCGACGAATCGTTCCCGAAAGATGAAGAAATTCCGGATGCTAGTGAAGACGAAGAGAAAGAAAATGTGGAAATGCTACAAGAAAATTATGGCTCTTATCTAATTCCACCTAAAAGCTCCCATCGGATGGGAATAGGTAGAATTGGTCGCAGTTCGAGCGAGAATCCTCGTACCAACAAGCGCTTTAATCTGTTGGAAATTGGGCGAAGTTTTAGTGAAATGAATGATGATGACAGTTTCGTGATCAATGAGTGCAACAATAGCTGCCCGAACCCATCGTCACTGAACACAAGTTCCAGCATCAATAATAGCAGCATCCTTGCTCGGTCAGTTCCTGCTAGTCCTGTCCCGCGAACGTCAAGTAAGATTAGCATCCAGCAGGATAACTCACTTTCAGAATCTCCTCGGCGACGCAGTGCTATGCTGATTAAAGACAGCTCTTTGCAGTCCGATTCTAGTAGATGTTCGAGTGTAGAAAGTTTGCTGAATGCACGAAAACCGGATCCGGAAAGAATACTGCTGAATCTAGGGTTCGGGCCGTCCCCACACAGCGGTGACGTTTTGTCGAAAATCCCCAAAAG GTTTCTCAAACCGTCGCAAGTTAGAGGCGTTGATACAGAAGCCTTTCTGCGGCAGCAGCAGCTATCAATGCACATTCACGAGAACAGTGTTCTCGGTTATCGTGGTCTTGTCG CCGACTACGAAAAGTTGCACATTCTGCAACGCTTTCAGTCGCGACCAGCATAA
- the LOC131437523 gene encoding copper chaperone for superoxide dismutase isoform X2 gives MTDRDTIKIEFAVQISGTKCAERVQSALEDVGQVEIDVEKGSVLVETTLPWIEIQKKIEATGRRAVLSGFGGQSAVSIIDHGNNSTGVRGVVRFCALSQHGSVVDGVIDGLEQNKPYKLNVHECGDISNGCDSVGDIYNSSDISSDESGRATIRFTIQHLNVWDVIGRSVVVAESDIDKKLACGIIARSAGIFENYKRICACDGVTIWDERDKPLAGTKRRNGQKSTL, from the exons ATGACTGACCGAGATACTATAAAG ATTGAATTTGCAGTACAAATTTCCGGCACGAAGTGTGCTGAAAGAGTACAATCCGCTCTAGAAGACGTAGGACAAGTTGAAATAGATGTCGAAAAAGGAAGTGTGCTAGTAGAAACTACTTTACCGTGGATAGAGATTCAGAAAAAGATTGAAGCCACAGGACGAAGAGCAGTACTGTCAGGATTTGGAG GCCAATCGGCTGTTTCAATAATAGATCATGGTAACAATTCTACTGGAGTTCGAGGTGTTGTTCGATTTTGTGCTCTTTCCCAACATGGTTCTGTTGTAGATGGTGTCATAGATGGTCTAGAGCAAAACAAACCTTACAAATTAAATGTGCATGAGTGCGGTGATATATCGAACGGATGTGATTCAGTTGGCGATATCTACAATTCCAGTGATATTAGTTCCGACGAAAGCGGACGGGCTACAATAAGATTCACGATTCAACATTTGAATGTATGGGATGTAATAGGAAGGTCTGTAGTTGTGGCAGAGTCTGATATCGATAAAAAACTGGCCTGTGGAATTATTGCTCGTTCagctggtatttttgaaaattacaaaagGATATGTGCTTGCGATGGAGTGACCATTTGGGATGAACGAGACAAACCGTTGGCAGGAACCAAACGCAGGAACGGTCAGAAGTCAACGCTATAA